From Antechinus flavipes isolate AdamAnt ecotype Samford, QLD, Australia chromosome 1, AdamAnt_v2, whole genome shotgun sequence:
GTGTAAGATTGCTCTCCTAATTCCAAGTTGGAGGAGAAGTTTGGAACAGAACAAGGTGGTCTCACGTCAGGGACCATCTTCACCCGAAAGCAGCTTGGGGccagagaaaaaggaggaactCGGCAGCCAGGTCCTAAAGTCACGGAGAGCAGACTCCCCACCCCCTGGCATCGCCACCCAAGGCCGGAGCTCGCTCCAGCTGCCTGCTCTGGCGTGGGACAGTGGGGCTCCTGGGCCTCGCTCCAGCCGGGAAGCCTTCCCCGGATCCCGGGGACTGGTTCTGGTCAGAATCAAGACGCTGTCTCAGGCCTCAACACGTCATGCATCGCCGCCGAATGGTCTGCAAGGGAGGATTTGGATCCACCTGAGAGAAAAGCAAGAGTCAGGGGTGAACTGGAGTTCCTGCTGCAGAACGAGACAGGCTTCTGGACCTGGGCAAGGGGAGTCTGTTATGCTcagattttatttatgtatttcttcctTCAATAGGTAGaagaaagtgggagaggaaagagatttttaaaaaaatagttggagcaactaggtggtgcagtagatagagcacctgaAATCGGGAGgataggagttcaaatctggcctcagacacttaacacttcctagctgtgcgccctgggccaagtcacttaaccccaattacctcagcaaaaaaaaaaaaaaaaaaaaaaaaaaagtttaaaaaattggatTTCCTCCTAAAGGAGGGCAAGGGACCCCCCCttgtgaaaaatgtttgtggcagtcctttttgtggtggcaaggaactggaaactgagtggatgcccatcagttggggaatggctgagtaagttatggaatattattgttctgtaagaaacgattaggaggatgatttcagagaagcctggagaggcttatgaactgatgctgagtgaaatgagcagaaccaggagatcagttgtttagtgatgaagagagagaaccACAGGAACCGAGTGTAGATCACAAcctagcattctcactctctgttgttatttgcttgcactgttttctttctttttcttccttcttgatctgatttttaactgtataagtatgtatacatatattggatctaacatgtatttcaacatatgtaacatgtatcggactacctgccagctggggagggggtggggggaaggagaggacaatttggaacaaaaggttatgcaagggtcaatgttggaaaaattacccatgcatatgctttgtaaataaaaaaaaaattggatctctTCCATGGACCACAGGCTTATTTAACAACTGAACAAAATGCAATTCCTTCATCTTTCTACAAATCCCTTCCCTCTCAACAACCCTTCAGGAGTTTCTGATGAGGAATGAAAGGAGGTTATGTGAATTTCCTTCTACATGAGAGAAGAGATCCAGAATGTTCTGGGAAGCAGGAAGGGAGGGGCCATCATCTTCCTGCTCCCCACCATTTAGGGCCCTCAGGGAATGGACCCCAGGGAAGAGAGTTCACTGACCTCAGAGTACAGGGGAGGCGGACGGTAGCGGAATTCCTGGATGTAGGCAAAGAAGGGGCCCTCGAGGGCCTGGCTGCTGCCAGCCTCCTGGGGTGGAGGCGAGAGGCCTGGGCTGGTCTCCTCAGACACCACTTCAGAGTACTCTGGGGGAGCTGAAACATCACGGGGAAGCAGTGAGAAAGGGGGGAAGTAGTCTCAGCCCCAGAGGTAACCTCTGTCCTCCCTCACCCCGCCTCACTGTACTACTTCCGCTCACTGAGAGGAAGCCTCCCTGTACTACTCTCATTTTAACGGGAAGAAAAATGTGGAGGACAGAAGTGAGGTCCTGAGACCTCAGTGCTGAGACCAGGATCGAGGCTGTCTGACTCCAAAACCCGCAGCGGAGCGGGCAGTTGCCTCAGAAAGAGCCCCAGTCTGAGAAGTTGGGGGAGTAGGAGGGGTCCAAGGCCTAAGACCTAGCTCAGCAAGTCCTGGGTTCTTTCTAGACCTCAGATCCCCCATATTCCAGGGCACTGGCCTGGATGACACTGACGGTCCCTCCCCTAGTGCAGACTCCAAAGCTTACCTTCAGGCTGTTCAGGGATGGCCATATGCAGCCAGTCCAGATTGACACTATACTGGCTACCCACGCTGGATGTCCGGCTGCCAAATGGATGCAGGGGGATGGTTCCAATGACAAGGGGCAGCTCCAGGAGCAATTTGGATGTGCCTGGGATGTCCACACACACCTGGGAAGGAGGCAAGGAACAGGGTTGTTGGGACAAGAAAGAACAAGGGCAGGGGAGGCACATGTCCTGCCAGCACACTATGCCAGAGTTTGGACTCAATTGGGCACCCACTGTCTTGGAGGTAaatcttcttccccctcctctgaCGCTAGGCACTAAACAGAGCTGAAGATAGGCATCCTGAGGGGAGGCTGCTTTGTTTTTGCAGCTCTAAGATGTTCTACAACACTTGGTATGTGGGGAACTCCATCCTCCCAGTGGGAGAAACTTGTGGGTGAGGGAACTCCCTTCACCAGTGCAATCAGCACCAGCTCTGTGCTTTTTGGTTTCAAGAGTTtcctggggcactgagagatGCCATGAATTGCCCAAAGTCCTGTATGTGTCAGAACCAAGACTTGCACTCAGATCTTTTCTGTTTGGAGGCTGCCAGTCTAGCCACCAGACCTCACTGCTTGACATGCAATTACACGATCATGTAGTACATACAACTATTTCTGTAGCCCGATAACCCGGTTCTTTCACAACAACTTCCAGAGATAGTCAGGGcagattttattatctttatttttcacatgAGGGAGTTGAGACTCACAAGGAAAGGGCCTCACCCATGGGCTGGGATGAAAACCTGGGTCTCCTGATGCTGTTCTAGGCTCCTTCTCCAATACTGTGCCGATCATTTTTTGctctttctgggtctctctagtctgtctctcattttcttccaGAATCTGACTCACAGACAGAACCTCAGATCATGTGTTAGTCATGGGTTCTAGCATTAGCTCTGCTCCTTGACtactggcctcagtttcctcatctgtcaaatgggatgAGCTCCTGCCCATTCTCTCTATCTACTGGGAGGAGCTGATAGTAACCTTTCAGGCCTATCAATGTCAGTCTTCTCTTCATATTACCATGGagtccttcccctttcttccttcaagcTCCACTTCTTCCCTGAAGTCCTCCTGGACCAGGAGGAAGcgattccttcctttcttaactTTCTCCTAGTCCTCTGACACAAGGAAGGACCCGTGAAGATTACAGATTGAGAGCGGGAAGAAGTTGTCTTGTCAGCCCTTCTCATTTAACAGAAGGTTCCAAGGTGCGGGAATCAGGGGACTTGGCCAACCAAAGTCATACTGGGGGAGTCCCGACTCCAAAGCCCGTGCTTTTCTCACCATGACAGCCAGAGGCCTACATGTAGCAGCAGATGCAAGCGCATCTTCCCCACTATCCCAGAGGGAGCACCTTCCCCGCATGCATAATGAGAGAAAGCTGCAGCCATTCCAGATTGCCTAGATTTGGAGCCTTAGAACAGAGGGTGTTTCTAGGCATCCACAGGCTACTCTCTCCCTGGACAGTATTCCTTCCAAAGAGCATTGAAATCAGAGGCCTTGAGCTAAAATCCTGGTTCTGAGGCTTATTACCCATCTTAGGCTCTGGAGATCTCTTTCAGCCCTAAATCAACCCTCCTCCGTACTTTGACTAGGCTCAGCTCAAAGGCACTCAGGCTGGCCTTCCATTCTAGGGCCGCTAAGTGGTACAGAGTATGTAACTcccagtctggagtcaggaaaacagcttcctgggttcaaatcaggctcagacacttactagctgtgtgactctggacaagacatttcatcctgtttgcctcaatgtcctcatctgtaaaatgagctggggaaggaaacaaatggcaaactactctagtatctttgccaagaaaacccaaaatgagatcacgaagagttgtacatgactgaatAGCACCACCAAATTGACAGTTAGTTTTTCCTGACCGCAAGGCTCAATCTGCCCTTCTCACGTTCACCCACtactagttctgccctctggggttAGGAAAGCAAAGCTTTTATATGGCAGCTCAGCAAGTCCAGAGACAGGATAACAGTCTCACAGGCCCCTCCTCCCTCAGCCTACTGTTCTCTGGCTTAAACACTCTTAGTTATTTTAACTGATCTCATAGTAAACTCAAGCATGGGGGTCCGACCttcacttttttctctgtatCCTTGGCTCCGCTTGTCAGTGCTTACTAAATATTATGGAAATGGAACAAACCACACATGGCATGATCTCTATTCACCAGAGACTTTAAGAGCTGGAAGAGTTCTTAATTCAACTGTCACATTTtccagacagggaaactgaggctcagagaaggcaCTTAATTACCTCAGGGTCAGATGGCCTCATTTCTGATACTCCCAAAACCCTTCCCCCTAGTCCCCACCATAAAACTGAGGGTCTTACCTTGAGAGTGTAATCCACACGCAGGACTCGGCACTGCAGAATGGAAGGTCCCACGGGAGGAATCTTCAGTGCCCTCCCTTGCCAAAGCTCCCGTTTCCCTGCAGCAACGGGCTCCCCCACAATGCTCGCCACCACTGATCTCTTCTCCTTCCGGGCCCCTCGAGCAACAAAGGTCTGGGTCTGGATAATGGCAGCCTTGGGCACAACGGGCCGACTAGTGCCATTGTCTATCTCAGCAAAGATGGGGATGACCTCACCTGGGAAAGAGGATGGATGATccatgaggaggaggaggaagggagaaggaagctAACCCTTGATGTTAGGCTAAGAATGGTAGAATTCTACGGCTGGAAGGGGCCTTCCAAAACATGATCCAATTCCACATCAGatctagctgtgagaccctgtcAGTCACTGAAAACTTTTgttaaaatgagggagtttgaCTCTCTGTGGTCCCTTTCAACTTTATAAATAGATGACCCCATATTTTAGAGGGGAAATCTCTGTGGTCCAGGGAGAAGGGGAATTTGTCAAATCAGAGTGAGACATGGGGTACGCTGTACTCTACCCTACCCCTCTCCTTGAGGGCCCCTTTCCTTTGGGGGCCACACATACACAAGAAGTTCCTCCCTACCCACACACTATAGTCTCTCCTCTAGGAGTACTGTCCGCTCAGCTGTCTCTGGTCCCCTTGGCAGATGATTAAGATAAAAGATAACGACAGCCCAGCCTCCCTTTGGCCCTCTCCAGGATGCAGGTGAGCACACAGTGCCCCATTTACCTGGGGTATAGCCTTTCCTATCAATCTTGGCTGTAATGGAAACTGGGCCTCGATTGCAGTACCAGGCCCTGGCGATCTTCTCTTTCACACCTGCTTGAGGCGCCTGTGAAAGAACAGAacccaaaaagcaaaaataaacaagaggcTATTCACACTAAGACTACACCTGGTTGGATATCAGAAGGGCCAGGATGGGTACCACTCCCTGTACCTATTGGGGTTCACAGCCTCACTGTGCCTTTTCTCACTCCATGGAACTCTGATTCATTCAGACCAGAATTTGGGAAGTTCCAGCCACTGTGTGGGGCATCGGGGCCACAGATAAAAAAGGAACCATTTCTATTTGCAATGTGCTCAGACTCAATAGGGAAGAAACAATGACAACAGAAGCTCTTCTAAGAAAAAGTCTGCTTCATTTGTGTCTGCAGCCCCAGGTCTGTCTGCAGATGCTTAAGAAATGTACCTTATCAATCAAGGAGCCAAGAACTGAGCCTTGGGAATTCCCAGCGcagaaattccctttaccaaagCACAGTGGCACGGCTAGCCACAGAAAACTGCCTGGGGCATCGATGGGtgatgtgacttgtccagagtcaggCAGGCACTGCGGGTCAGGGGTGAATTTTCCTGGCTTTGAGGCTGCCTCTCCAGCTATGCTCCATAAACCCGCTGCAAATGTTTTTTTCAAAGTCCTGCTCTGTGACTCATTGGCTCTGGGGACCACAAGCAAGTTCCCTCCCCTCTCCACACCTGTTTTAATAAAGGGATGGGACAAGATTCCCTCCCAGATCAGACAGTTTATgatttattacttcattttatcccATAAGGTAAAGATAAGATCAcccttttgacagatgaggaaattgaggcagatttGGAGATTTTGCTGAAGGTTGTTCAGCGAGTTCCTGCTGTGTGCTCCCAATACGATCCCCACTCCTGTAAAGACCTTCCCATAATGGAGCCTATTGGCTTAGTGTGTGTCTCAGGGGATTCGGAATGGCGCcgggaaaggggggggggctcCGGAGAGCCGGAGTCAGCCTCAGTGATGTAGCTTGTGCCCCGACATACCAGCAGAGCAGGAGTGTTGATGTCGATGGGCTCGATCACAGTGAACTCCTTTCTGGCCCGTTTGGCCGTACCCCAGGGTCTATGGAGCTTAGCTTTCACGCAGTAACGAACACTCCCATGCTTCCCTTCAAATGAGGTCACCAAAGTCCTATCGGTGGAGAGGAGAGGTAGGTGAGACTCTGGGGGTGGAAGGCCCTGGGAAAGAGCTTCAGGAAACTCCCCTACTCTATCCACACTTGGCTTCTTTAGAAGGGCTGAGCATGAATGTACATGTGGGCTCTTGGGAGGAGACTggatgagaggaagggaaaaagcgGGGAAGAAGACACAGGGGAAAGGGGGTGGCGaggggacagacagacagaaggagacaGCCGGAGGGGGGCTCGCAGAGGCGAGGGAAACAGGCACAGATGGGAGGACACTAGGTGGTACCACCCACAGAGGTCCGGGGTATTTTTAGCATCCCCAGTAACAGGTTGGGGAGTCAGTCCCCGGTCCCACCAAGTGCTGCCCAGCTCAGACACTTACGTGGGCAACTGGAAGCTGAAGGGGAACTCGTGCCTTCCCGGTTGTAAGGTAGTTGTGTCCCCAGAGTCTGAAAGGCGGAAGAGATTGAGGGGGGTTGTGGTGAGGTTGGTGATGGGGGCGGGGCCGGAGAATAGACGCGCAGGCTAAGGGAACTTATTAGGGCCAGTTGCCCCCAGACAACAATAAAACCGGCCGGGGAGCGGTCCGCTCAGACTGCCGGGATCGTCTTCATGCCCAGTCCAGGGGAGGGGAGTGCAGAGGCCACTGAGGAGCTAGGGAGACTGGCGGGGATCCCGGCCGCTGCTCCCGtgcaccccacccccatccccggGGTTCCGGACGCCAGGGCT
This genomic window contains:
- the ARRDC2 gene encoding arrestin domain-containing protein 2 isoform X1 → MGRSTGIVGTGGLGSAPRNPDPQIWAGEGEALPRVCFSSPLRSAVSHAHIVAPLAAPSQGLAARSRDWSEASSRPALSRYKGSCRRSREVEPPVRRPVVAEAYVLWPPPHSCPSPVSAMIFDKVKRFAVLLDGPEPEPAFCGGQAVSGTVLLELAAPARVRALHLRALGCARVHWTESRSAGSSTAYTQSYSEQVELVNHHDMLLAPDSGDTTTLQPGRHEFPFSFQLPTTLVTSFEGKHGSVRYCVKAKLHRPWGTAKRARKEFTVIEPIDINTPALLAPQAGVKEKIARAWYCNRGPVSITAKIDRKGYTPGEVIPIFAEIDNGTSRPVVPKAAIIQTQTFVARGARKEKRSVVASIVGEPVAAGKRELWQGRALKIPPVGPSILQCRVLRVDYTLKVCVDIPGTSKLLLELPLVIGTIPLHPFGSRTSSVGSQYSVNLDWLHMAIPEQPEAPPEYSEVVSEETSPGLSPPPQEAGSSQALEGPFFAYIQEFRYRPPPLYSEVDPNPPLQTIRRRCMTC
- the ARRDC2 gene encoding arrestin domain-containing protein 2 isoform X2, which encodes MGPGGIRSFRLELRPGAYHGGELLTGLLVLELSRPLRVKGLDVAARGAAAVHWLDSRSVGVNAVYNDYAAFQSFLRRRSQLLPRDSGDTTTLQPGRHEFPFSFQLPTTLVTSFEGKHGSVRYCVKAKLHRPWGTAKRARKEFTVIEPIDINTPALLAPQAGVKEKIARAWYCNRGPVSITAKIDRKGYTPGEVIPIFAEIDNGTSRPVVPKAAIIQTQTFVARGARKEKRSVVASIVGEPVAAGKRELWQGRALKIPPVGPSILQCRVLRVDYTLKVCVDIPGTSKLLLELPLVIGTIPLHPFGSRTSSVGSQYSVNLDWLHMAIPEQPEAPPEYSEVVSEETSPGLSPPPQEAGSSQALEGPFFAYIQEFRYRPPPLYSEVDPNPPLQTIRRRCMTC